The following nucleotide sequence is from Endozoicomonas sp. GU-1.
GATTCTGGTCTGGCAGTTTCACTGTTTAGAAAGTGCATATGGTTTCTAAGGAGTAAAGAGCTGTAGGTTACAGGAAGCTCGCTCCCGTTGTTGTCACTTCTATCGTATAGCTGAGCCGTTGCTATTTCTGTTGGTATTGCACTAACGCCTCGTTTGCTGAGAGAAAGAACAGCTACCGCTGGTGCCACGTTGATAGTGCCATTTTCGACCCTGTGGCATAGAAGGGCGTCGACTGTTGAAGTTCCGTCAAAATGTAATTCATTTAACACTCTGATGATTTTTGGTGTGGCCGCTCTGGCCGGTTGCCAGGTTTCATCGGTTTCGTTTTCTGTGTGGCTCGGTGTAATAAGAGAAAGGTGGGAGATTTTTTTGATTCGCTGGTCGTGGCAATAAAAGTTGTTTGAAAGTTGAGGAGGGCTTTCAGGTAAAACAATGGGGGGGGGAGCATGGGTCGATAAAGTAATCCGCCGGGGCAAGCACTCGATCGTTGCCAATGAGAATACCTTTTGCCACTCTTTTTTCCCTGGCAAGGGGGTTGCCCTTGCAGTGGTCAAAGTGAACGGTAATGACGGGTGCGGCGTTGGAATGCTTTTCAAGGGTATAGCCGGTGGTTGTGAGATATGAATCGACAGCGTCACCGGTTGCCATTGGTTGAGTGCTTTCTGCTGCAATGGCTGTGAGTGGCAAAGCTGGCAGGGCAAGTATCAGTTTACAAATAACGGTTTTGATCAATTGTTTCACAGGATTGTCGCCTTGGTTATTCAGGTAATACACCTTGTTACAGTTGAAACGGCTTGCCTCCGTGGTGGTCACAAGCGCTTTTGGGTAATTCGTTTTAATGTTGAGCGCTTGGACATTTTTTTGTGCAAATAATTCTATTTTTTGCGAAACGACCATAAATTCTTTTGGCCGGGGTCTGAATTTCTGATTATTTTGATTGTGATTTTTAGTGTTTTCCGCAATATCGGCAATGAGTGTACTTTTGTACTGTTACATCAGTACAGGCGGCTGAGATAAATTGAACAAGGCATGAAGACTGAGTCCTGGTTTCAGGTAATCAAACTGCTGAAGAGCCAGCAGGATGTGGCAGCGCTCCATGAAATTATGGCGGTGTTACTGACTCGTGAAGAGCGGGAAGCGATTGGTTCAAGGCTGGCCATTATGCGGGCCCTGATTTTGGGAAAAGAGTCTCAACGGGAGATTGCTGCACGGATCGGGGTGAGTATCGCCAAAGTAACCCGCGGTTCGAATTATCTGAAAACGCTGTCTGCTACTGAAATAGCCATGATTGAACAGATTTAAATAGTCAGTGTCTTATTAGAAAACAGCCTTGAGCTGGAAACAGCCCTGAGCCGGAAACAGCCCTGAGCCGGAAACAGCCCTGAGCCCGAAACAGCCCTGAGCTGAATAAGCAAATAGACCCACAGCAGTAGGAATATGAATGTCTGAAGCAGTTATAACGGAAAGTTCTGCGGGCTCTGCCGGGAAGCAGGGTTCGGTTCTTGGAGGAACGGTGATCGTTGCCGGAACCGCGATTGGTGCGGGGATGTTTTCACTGCCAGTAGCCACCAGCGGTCTCTGGTTTGGTTACTCAATGCTGCTGATGGTCTTTACCTGGTATTGCATGTACAGCGCATCACTCTACCTGCTGGAAGCCAATCTGCGCTTTCCTTTGGGGGCGAGTTTTGACTCTATTGCCGAGGGCACCATTGGTTCTTTTGGTCGTATTGTTAACGGTGCTTCTGTTGCCTTTCTCTGTTACATCCTGACTTACGCTTACATTTCGGGCGGCAGTTCCATCATTACTTACTCTCTGGAAGCTGTGGATGGTGTTTCGCTTTCTCCACCGATGGCCAGCTTTGTTTTTGCCCTGGTACTTTCTGCTATCGTAATGACCGGAACCCGTGCCGTTGACCGGGTCAGTACGGTGCTGATTGGTGGAATGGTGATCACCTTTCTGTGGAGCATCAGTGGCTTGCTGGGCAATGCGTCCTCTGACAATCTGATGCCGGGCCTGTCGTTTGCCGAGGTGTCCCCGTTCTCCTTCGGAGCGTTGGGCTTTCTGACCGTCAGTTTCGGTATGCAGACCGCTGTGCCCAGTATCACCCGCTATCTCAATAAGGATGGCAAGCAGGTAAGGTTTGCCCTTTTGACCGGCTCGTTGCTGGCCCTGGCGTTTTATGCCCTGTGGCAGTTCAGTTTCTTTGGCAATTTGCCCCGTGAGGCGTTCCCGGCCATTATTGCTGCCGGAGGCAATATTGGGGATATGCTGGGCGCACTTTCCGAGTCCGGGCTGAATGTAAATATATCCAATGTGTTGCAGTGGTTTGCCAATATGGCAGTGGCCAGTTCATTCCTGGGTGTTGCCCTGTGTCTGTTTGATTACATCGCAGACCTGTTCGGTTTCGACAGCAGCTTTGTGGGTCGCTTAAAAACAGCAGCCATCACGTTTATACCGCCAACCCTGTTGGGGGTATTCCTGCCCAATGGTTTTATTACTGCCATTGGCTTCGCCGGGCTGGTGCTGGTGGTTTTCTGTATTCTCTCTCCGGTAGTGATGGCCTGGGTTGGCCGTCAACGGGGTGAGGGTGGCTATCAGGTTCCGGGCGGGACCGTGAGAATGGCACTGATCTTCCTTTTTGGTATTGTGGCCATGGTGCTGGCGGGGCTTGATTTGGTGGGGGCTCTGCCAAAGTTTGGCTGATGCCTGTTTGACGTGATTGGATTGAACGCCCGGAGAGTATCGCTCCGGGCGTTTTTTTATCCGCCGACATAAAATTTCTGAAATTTTTTCCCCCAGTCTTTATAATTCGCCCCCATTAACTATCTTCAGGAGCGAGCAGAAGCGCTATGGGTTTCAAATGTGGCATCGTTGGATTGCCAAACGTTGGTAAATCAACGCTATTTAATGCCTTAACCAAGGCGGGTATTGATGCAGAAAACTTCCCGTTCTGCACCATTGAGCCCAATGCCGGTGTTGTCGCCATGCCAGACCCCCGTCTGGATAAGCTGGCGGCAATCGTTAAACCTCAGCGAGTGTTGCCGGCCACCATGGAGTTCGTGGACATCGCGGGTCTTGTTGAAGGCGCTTCCAAAGGGGAAGGCCTGGGTAACAAGTTTCTGGCGAATATCCGTGAGACGGATGCAATTGCCCATGTGGTTCGCTGCTTTGCCAATGACAATGTTATTCACGTGGCCAACAAGATTGATCCCCGTGCGGATATTGAAATCATCAATATGGAACTGGTGCTGGCGGATCTGGAAAGCTGCGAAAAACAGCTGCAGCGTGTTGCCCGTTCTGCCAAAGGTGGTGATAAGGATTCCGTAGCCCAGAAGGGGCTGCTGGAAAAAATCATTCCACACCTGGAAGCTGGTAATCCGGTTCGCTCTCTGGATATGAATGATGATGAGCGGAAGCTTGTTCGTTTATTCCACCTGCTGACCATCAAGCCCACCATGTATATTGCCAATGTGGATGAGGATGGTTTTGAGGATAACGACTACCTGGACACCGTTCGGGAAATTGCTGCCCAGGAAGAGGCTGTGGTGGTGCCAATCTGCAACAAGCTGGAATCGGAAATCGCCGAACTGGATGATGATGAGCGAGCAGAGTTTCTTGCGGATCTTGGCATGGAAGAGCCGGGCCTGGATCGTGTTATCCGCGCCGGTTATGAACTGCTGGGTCTGCAAACCTACTTTACCGCAGGGGTGAAAGAGGTCAGGGCCTGGACGGTGAAGGTGGGTGCCACTGCGCCGCAGGCTGCCGGTGTTATTCATACTGACTTTGAGCGTGGTTTTATTCGTGCGGAAGTCACCGGCTATGATGATTTCATTAAATACAATGGTGAGCAGGGTGCCAAGGAAGCTGGCCGTCTGCGCGTAGAAGGCAAAGCGTATATTGTTCAGGATGGTGATGTTATGCACTTCCTGTTTAATGTTTGAACCTGGCTGAAAAAAAACGACAGAAGAAGGCATGCGAAAGCGTGCCTTTTTTCGTTGCGCCAGTGCATCGAGTATTTGCCTGTCGTCGTGTTATGAATCTGCGTTGCTTATAGGCTTTTTGCTTGACAGACTCAGGTGAAATCACTAAAGTGCGCACCATCTTTCGGCGGCTAGGTAGCTCAGTTGGTTAGAGCACAGCACTCATAATGCTGGGGTCGGCAGTTCGAATCTGCCCCTAGCTACCATCTAATCTTTTCTGCAAGATTTATGGTGGTTGCTAAAACGAGTTTTCGTATAGTAGCATCGAAAGGCCTTTGTGAGCGAAGAGATATCAATTCGCTTATTTGCTGGGGTGTCGCCAAGCGGTAAGGCATCAGGTTTTGATCCTGACATGCGGGGGTTCGAATCCCTCCACCCCAGCCATTTATCCTGTTGTTGTGGCAGTTGTTGTAACAGTCGTTGTGACAGTTGTAGAGATAAAGAGTGGCATGTTTCTTGACATGATCATTCTTAATCACGACAATAGCGACCCGATTCAGTGGCTAGGTAGCTCAGTTGGTTAGAGCACAGCACTCATAATGCTGGGGTCGGCAGTTCGAATCTGCCCCTAGCTACCACTAATTCAGATATGCATCCTGCATAATCTATTGGGGTGTCGCCAAGCGGTAAGGCATCAGGTTTTGATCCTGACATGCGGGGGTTCGAATCCCTCCACCCCAGCCATACAGAACCTTCCTGAGAAATCAGGAAGGTTTTTTTGTGCCTCTGTTTTTAATCAGGCCGTTAAGGCTTGAGATGGTTCAGGGGTAAAGCGGTCTTATGAACCGGCTGGCGGAGTACAAAGCTGGAATGTACGCCGGTGACGCCAGTAATTTTTGTGATCTTGTTTAGCAGAAAATCCT
It contains:
- the trpR gene encoding trp operon repressor — encoded protein: MKTESWFQVIKLLKSQQDVAALHEIMAVLLTREEREAIGSRLAIMRALILGKESQREIAARIGVSIAKVTRGSNYLKTLSATEIAMIEQI
- a CDS encoding amino acid permease, which translates into the protein MSEAVITESSAGSAGKQGSVLGGTVIVAGTAIGAGMFSLPVATSGLWFGYSMLLMVFTWYCMYSASLYLLEANLRFPLGASFDSIAEGTIGSFGRIVNGASVAFLCYILTYAYISGGSSIITYSLEAVDGVSLSPPMASFVFALVLSAIVMTGTRAVDRVSTVLIGGMVITFLWSISGLLGNASSDNLMPGLSFAEVSPFSFGALGFLTVSFGMQTAVPSITRYLNKDGKQVRFALLTGSLLALAFYALWQFSFFGNLPREAFPAIIAAGGNIGDMLGALSESGLNVNISNVLQWFANMAVASSFLGVALCLFDYIADLFGFDSSFVGRLKTAAITFIPPTLLGVFLPNGFITAIGFAGLVLVVFCILSPVVMAWVGRQRGEGGYQVPGGTVRMALIFLFGIVAMVLAGLDLVGALPKFG
- the ychF gene encoding redox-regulated ATPase YchF, with protein sequence MGFKCGIVGLPNVGKSTLFNALTKAGIDAENFPFCTIEPNAGVVAMPDPRLDKLAAIVKPQRVLPATMEFVDIAGLVEGASKGEGLGNKFLANIRETDAIAHVVRCFANDNVIHVANKIDPRADIEIINMELVLADLESCEKQLQRVARSAKGGDKDSVAQKGLLEKIIPHLEAGNPVRSLDMNDDERKLVRLFHLLTIKPTMYIANVDEDGFEDNDYLDTVREIAAQEEAVVVPICNKLESEIAELDDDERAEFLADLGMEEPGLDRVIRAGYELLGLQTYFTAGVKEVRAWTVKVGATAPQAAGVIHTDFERGFIRAEVTGYDDFIKYNGEQGAKEAGRLRVEGKAYIVQDGDVMHFLFNV